A portion of the Enterobacter sp. SA187 genome contains these proteins:
- the mutS gene encoding DNA mismatch repair protein MutS: MSTSENFDAHTPMMQQYLKLKAQHPDILLFYRMGDFYELFYDDAKRASQLMDISLTKRGASAGEPIPMAGIPHHAVENYLSKLVSLGESVAICEQIGDPATSKGPVERKVVRIVTPGTISDEALLQERQDNLLAAIWQDNKGYGYATLDISSGRFRISEPADRETMAAELQRTNPAELLYAEDFAETSLIEGRRGLRRRPLWEFEIDTARQQLNLQFGTRDLVGFGVENAPRGLCAAGCLLQYVKDTQRTSLPHIRSITMDRQQDSIIMDAATRRNLEITQNLAGGFENTLASVLDCTVTPMGSRMLKRWLHMPVRDTAVLTERQQTIGALQELTAELQPVLRQVGDLERILARLALRTARPRDLARMRHAFQQLPILREQLADVDCKPVQQLREKMGEFSELRELLERAIIDAPPVLVRDGGVIAPGYNAELDEWRGLADGATDYLDKLEIREREKLGLDTLKVGYNGVHGYFIQISRGQSHLAPIHYVRRQTLKNAERYIIPELKEYEDKVLTSKGKALALEKQLYEELFDLLMPHLGDLQQSATALAELDVLVNLAERADTLNYSCPTFSDKPGIRIVEGRHPVVEQVLNEPFIANPLSLSPQRRMLIITGPNMGGKSTYMRQTALIALLAYIGSYVPAQKVEIGPIDRIFTRVGAADDLASGRSTFMVEMTETANILHNATENSLVLMDEIGRGTSTYDGLSLAWACAENLANRIKALTLFATHYFELTQLPEKMEGVANVHLDALEHGDTIAFMHSVQDGAASKSYGLAVAALAGVPKEVIKRARQKLRELESITPNAAATQVDGTQMSLLMPAEETSPAVEALEALDPDTLTPRQALEWIYRLKSLV; encoded by the coding sequence ATGAGTACATCAGAGAATTTCGACGCCCACACCCCAATGATGCAGCAGTACCTGAAGCTCAAGGCGCAGCATCCGGATATTTTGCTGTTTTACCGTATGGGCGACTTCTATGAGCTGTTTTATGACGATGCCAAACGCGCGTCACAGCTGATGGATATTTCGCTTACCAAACGCGGCGCATCGGCAGGCGAGCCAATCCCGATGGCGGGCATTCCTCATCACGCGGTGGAAAACTATTTATCGAAGCTGGTCAGCCTTGGCGAATCGGTGGCGATTTGCGAACAGATCGGCGATCCGGCCACCAGCAAGGGCCCGGTGGAGCGCAAAGTGGTGCGCATCGTCACGCCGGGCACCATCAGCGACGAAGCCCTGTTGCAGGAGCGTCAGGATAATCTGCTCGCCGCCATCTGGCAGGACAACAAAGGCTACGGTTACGCCACGCTGGACATCAGTTCCGGCCGTTTTCGCATCAGTGAACCGGCAGACCGGGAGACCATGGCGGCAGAGCTGCAGCGCACCAATCCGGCGGAGCTGCTCTACGCCGAAGACTTTGCGGAGACCTCGCTGATTGAAGGCCGCCGCGGTCTGCGCCGCCGTCCGCTATGGGAATTTGAAATCGACACCGCCCGCCAGCAGCTGAATTTACAGTTCGGCACCCGCGATCTGGTGGGTTTTGGCGTGGAAAACGCGCCGCGCGGCCTCTGTGCAGCGGGCTGCCTGTTGCAGTATGTCAAAGATACCCAGCGCACCTCGCTGCCGCATATCCGCTCCATCACCATGGATCGCCAGCAGGACAGCATCATTATGGATGCCGCCACGCGCCGCAATCTGGAGATCACCCAGAACCTGGCCGGTGGCTTTGAAAATACGCTGGCGTCGGTGCTGGACTGCACCGTCACGCCGATGGGCAGCCGTATGCTCAAGCGCTGGCTGCATATGCCGGTGCGTGATACCGCAGTGCTGACAGAACGTCAGCAGACCATTGGCGCGTTACAGGAGCTGACCGCTGAGTTGCAGCCAGTGCTGCGTCAGGTTGGCGATCTGGAGCGTATTCTGGCGCGTCTGGCGCTGCGCACTGCCCGCCCGCGCGATCTGGCGCGTATGCGTCACGCCTTCCAGCAGTTGCCGATCCTGCGCGAGCAGCTGGCGGACGTCGACTGCAAGCCGGTACAGCAGCTGCGTGAAAAAATGGGCGAGTTCAGCGAACTGCGTGAACTGCTGGAGCGGGCAATTATTGACGCGCCGCCGGTCCTGGTGCGCGATGGCGGCGTGATCGCGCCGGGCTATAACGCCGAACTGGATGAGTGGCGCGGACTGGCGGATGGCGCGACCGATTATCTGGATAAACTGGAAATTCGCGAGCGTGAAAAACTCGGGCTGGATACGCTGAAGGTGGGCTATAACGGCGTGCACGGCTACTTCATTCAGATCAGCCGCGGCCAGAGCCATCTTGCGCCCATTCATTACGTACGCCGTCAGACGTTAAAGAACGCCGAACGCTACATCATTCCAGAACTGAAGGAATATGAAGACAAGGTGCTGACCTCAAAAGGCAAAGCGCTGGCGCTGGAAAAACAGCTGTATGAAGAGCTGTTCGATCTGCTGATGCCGCATCTGGGGGATCTGCAACAGAGCGCCACCGCGCTGGCAGAACTCGACGTGCTGGTGAACCTTGCCGAGCGCGCTGACACGCTCAATTACAGCTGTCCGACCTTCAGCGATAAACCGGGGATCCGCATCGTCGAGGGACGTCATCCGGTGGTCGAGCAGGTGCTGAACGAGCCATTCATCGCCAACCCGCTGTCGCTGTCACCGCAGCGCCGGATGCTGATCATCACCGGCCCGAATATGGGCGGTAAAAGCACCTATATGCGCCAGACGGCGCTGATCGCCCTGCTGGCCTATATCGGCAGCTACGTCCCGGCGCAAAAAGTGGAGATTGGTCCCATCGACCGTATCTTTACCCGCGTGGGCGCGGCGGACGATCTGGCCTCCGGTCGGTCGACCTTTATGGTGGAGATGACTGAAACCGCCAATATTCTGCATAACGCCACCGAGAACAGCCTGGTGCTGATGGATGAGATCGGCCGCGGCACGTCGACCTATGACGGTCTTTCCCTCGCCTGGGCCTGTGCGGAAAATCTGGCGAACCGCATTAAAGCGCTGACCCTGTTTGCTACGCACTATTTCGAGCTGACACAGCTACCGGAAAAAATGGAAGGCGTGGCGAATGTGCATCTGGACGCGCTGGAGCACGGCGACACCATCGCCTTTATGCACAGCGTACAGGACGGCGCGGCCAGTAAGAGCTATGGTCTGGCGGTAGCGGCGCTGGCGGGCGTGCCGAAAGAGGTGATCAAGCGGGCGCGCCAGAAGCTGCGCGAACTGGAGAGCATTACCCCGAACGCGGCAGCAACCCAGGTGGACGGTACGCAGATGTCGCTGCTGATGCCTGCGGAAGAAACCAGCCCGGCGGTGGAAGCGCTGGAGGCGCTCGATCCGGATACGCTGACGCCGCGTCAGGCGCTGGAGTGGATCTATCGTCTGAAGAGTCTGGTCTGA